The proteins below come from a single Ochotona princeps isolate mOchPri1 chromosome 13, mOchPri1.hap1, whole genome shotgun sequence genomic window:
- the CISD1 gene encoding CDGSH iron-sulfur domain-containing protein 1 isoform X3: MTLTSNSSIRVEWIAAVTFAAGTAALGYLAYRRFYVKDHRNKAMVNLHIQKDNPKVVHAFDMEDLGDKAVYCRCWRSKKFPFCDGSHTKHNEETGDNVGPLIVKKKET, encoded by the exons ATGACTCTAACTTCGAACTCCAGCATCCGAG TTGAATGGATTGCAGCGGTTACCTTTGCTGCTGGGACAGCGGCACTCGGTTATCTTGCTTACAGAAGATTTTATGTGAAAGATCATCGCAACAAAGCCATGGTAAACCTTCACATACAGAAGGACAACCCTAAGGTAGTACATGCTTTTGACATGGAAGATTTGGGAGATAAAGCCGTGTATTGTCGTTGCTGGAGGTCCAAAAAG TTCCCGTTCTGTGATGGATCCCACACAAAACACAACGAGGAGACTGGAGACAACGTGGGACCCCTGATTGTCAAGAAGAAGGAAACTTAG
- the CISD1 gene encoding CDGSH iron-sulfur domain-containing protein 1 isoform X1 has product MQKFLLSVLAWSWGIEWIAAVTFAAGTAALGYLAYRRFYVKDHRNKAMVNLHIQKDNPKVVHAFDMEDLGDKAVYCRCWRSKKFPFCDGSHTKHNEETGDNVGPLIVKKKET; this is encoded by the exons ATGCAGAAATTTCTTCTTTCCGTCCTTGCCTGGAGCTGGGGTA TTGAATGGATTGCAGCGGTTACCTTTGCTGCTGGGACAGCGGCACTCGGTTATCTTGCTTACAGAAGATTTTATGTGAAAGATCATCGCAACAAAGCCATGGTAAACCTTCACATACAGAAGGACAACCCTAAGGTAGTACATGCTTTTGACATGGAAGATTTGGGAGATAAAGCCGTGTATTGTCGTTGCTGGAGGTCCAAAAAG TTCCCGTTCTGTGATGGATCCCACACAAAACACAACGAGGAGACTGGAGACAACGTGGGACCCCTGATTGTCAAGAAGAAGGAAACTTAG
- the CISD1 gene encoding CDGSH iron-sulfur domain-containing protein 1 isoform X2 yields MQKFLLSVLAWSWVEWIAAVTFAAGTAALGYLAYRRFYVKDHRNKAMVNLHIQKDNPKVVHAFDMEDLGDKAVYCRCWRSKKFPFCDGSHTKHNEETGDNVGPLIVKKKET; encoded by the exons ATGCAGAAATTTCTTCTTTCCGTCCTTGCCTGGAGCTGGG TTGAATGGATTGCAGCGGTTACCTTTGCTGCTGGGACAGCGGCACTCGGTTATCTTGCTTACAGAAGATTTTATGTGAAAGATCATCGCAACAAAGCCATGGTAAACCTTCACATACAGAAGGACAACCCTAAGGTAGTACATGCTTTTGACATGGAAGATTTGGGAGATAAAGCCGTGTATTGTCGTTGCTGGAGGTCCAAAAAG TTCCCGTTCTGTGATGGATCCCACACAAAACACAACGAGGAGACTGGAGACAACGTGGGACCCCTGATTGTCAAGAAGAAGGAAACTTAG
- the CISD1 gene encoding CDGSH iron-sulfur domain-containing protein 1 isoform X4, with protein sequence MAFEWIAAVTFAAGTAALGYLAYRRFYVKDHRNKAMVNLHIQKDNPKVVHAFDMEDLGDKAVYCRCWRSKKFPFCDGSHTKHNEETGDNVGPLIVKKKET encoded by the exons ATGGCCT TTGAATGGATTGCAGCGGTTACCTTTGCTGCTGGGACAGCGGCACTCGGTTATCTTGCTTACAGAAGATTTTATGTGAAAGATCATCGCAACAAAGCCATGGTAAACCTTCACATACAGAAGGACAACCCTAAGGTAGTACATGCTTTTGACATGGAAGATTTGGGAGATAAAGCCGTGTATTGTCGTTGCTGGAGGTCCAAAAAG TTCCCGTTCTGTGATGGATCCCACACAAAACACAACGAGGAGACTGGAGACAACGTGGGACCCCTGATTGTCAAGAAGAAGGAAACTTAG